In Alkalihalobacterium alkalinitrilicum, a genomic segment contains:
- a CDS encoding IS4 family transposase, protein MSNKSIGREMLICQCLSLLPLEDFECPLLDYGKYKLSTKSLLKIFVAAQLDQWSSYAHMEEKLAAYPKLQKEIGVSEISGSQLSRRINDLPTELVQKLFIKVVQKLNQLTQSNQGLPDGIGLLSIVDSTEIRLPEQLCDWAFISKGHNSVKMHTRLKVVSPDIAFPDKIVPSTGTVSDFESSDILIEELDTTHVMDRGYPSKHNLMDWQEKGISFVVRITKALRLYTLEDYKPSHPSVIQDAKVLYGISKIPVRYIEFVDEKERTYRILTTRFDLTAQQVMDIYRYRWVIELFFKWIKQHLKLTKIWSTKPQGIWNQMFLALIAYGLSLIVKLEADSKKTPWEFFRILQTYLYKTVSSFKKALRLKKKRKSRGRQKVPIPIEKKTPSFGNVALVKDKPKKSKRKNERKLGNY, encoded by the coding sequence ATGAGTAATAAAAGTATAGGCCGAGAAATGCTCATTTGTCAATGCTTATCCCTTCTTCCGTTAGAGGATTTTGAATGTCCTTTACTAGATTACGGGAAGTATAAGCTTTCTACAAAATCGCTATTAAAAATTTTTGTAGCTGCACAGTTAGATCAATGGAGTTCATATGCTCACATGGAAGAAAAACTAGCTGCATATCCGAAGCTACAAAAAGAGATTGGTGTTTCTGAAATCAGTGGCTCTCAGCTTAGCCGACGGATCAATGACCTTCCAACAGAATTAGTTCAGAAACTTTTTATTAAAGTGGTTCAGAAGCTCAACCAGCTAACCCAATCGAATCAAGGATTACCAGACGGAATTGGACTTTTAAGTATCGTTGATTCTACGGAAATTAGATTGCCAGAACAATTATGTGACTGGGCATTTATTTCAAAAGGTCATAATTCCGTCAAAATGCATACAAGATTAAAAGTTGTTTCACCAGACATCGCATTTCCAGATAAAATCGTTCCCTCAACAGGAACCGTAAGTGATTTTGAAAGCTCAGATATCTTAATAGAGGAATTAGATACCACTCACGTAATGGACCGGGGCTATCCTTCAAAGCACAATTTAATGGATTGGCAAGAGAAAGGAATATCATTCGTAGTTCGGATCACTAAGGCTCTTCGTTTATATACATTAGAAGATTATAAACCATCTCACCCATCGGTCATTCAGGATGCCAAAGTATTATACGGTATATCTAAAATACCAGTAAGGTATATTGAGTTTGTGGATGAAAAAGAAAGAACCTATCGAATCCTAACCACCAGATTTGATCTTACCGCCCAACAAGTAATGGACATTTATCGATATCGTTGGGTCATTGAATTATTTTTCAAATGGATTAAGCAGCATCTTAAATTAACAAAGATTTGGAGTACGAAGCCGCAGGGTATCTGGAATCAGATGTTTTTAGCTCTTATAGCATATGGACTTTCACTCATTGTGAAGCTAGAGGCTGATTCTAAAAAGACGCCATGGGAATTCTTTCGGATACTACAAACCTACCTTTATAAAACGGTCAGTTCGTTTAAAAAGGCATTACGATTAAAAAAGAAGCGAAAATCGAGAGGGAGACAGAAAGTCCCTATTCCAATTGAGAAGAAAACACCGTCGTTTGGAAACGTTGCTTTAGTGAAAGATAAACCCAAGAAAAGTAAAAGAAAAAATGAGAGAAAACTAGGTAATTATTAA
- a CDS encoding IS110 family transposase: MTYTLLNHIQGKNGSQWAKFIRETGTENLLMVAIDAAKYTHKAMICTFYGDILVKPFEFDASLTGLDIVKKHIREEREKYGMKEVVVGIETTGHYYEDLVRRCHKEGYRVRIINAATTDQERQALLNWSKTDNIDLMAIIQSLIHGRGTSSELRSGSIGSLQKLTRARRELVDDRTSTQNLIRMHIDHVFREFQGKSIWDNGKRKHVQPFSKLFGKAPRYMMRHYPHPNDILELGKEGLRELSIRENLKLRDSTIECLLDFAQSSISQPKENVEVDIYLLAQKLDRLELLDNQIKRLEKKIEDLFIETPGAIILAVPGIGVVTGAEFYAEMGDITDFDHAGQLIKLAGTNPIVKQSGGHKPSYYGISKQGRRPFRNIVYQVGKSLAVNNPEMRQRYLALKERGKHTRQAYVALGNRMIRLAFSMIRHQSLYRTDQENYVLVEVIRNKLRSPNVEKFFENFVSPGLTQSA, encoded by the coding sequence ATGACTTATACATTATTGAACCATATTCAAGGGAAAAACGGAAGTCAGTGGGCAAAGTTTATAAGAGAAACTGGGACTGAAAACCTATTAATGGTGGCAATTGATGCGGCTAAGTATACACATAAAGCAATGATTTGTACGTTCTATGGGGATATATTAGTTAAACCGTTTGAGTTTGATGCGTCTCTAACAGGGTTAGACATAGTTAAAAAGCATATTCGGGAGGAAAGAGAAAAGTATGGTATGAAAGAGGTTGTGGTAGGAATTGAAACCACTGGGCATTATTACGAAGATCTTGTTCGTCGATGTCATAAAGAAGGATACCGTGTCCGAATCATAAATGCAGCGACAACGGACCAAGAAAGGCAAGCTCTCTTAAATTGGTCTAAAACAGATAATATTGATCTCATGGCTATTATACAGTCATTGATCCACGGGAGAGGAACATCTAGTGAGCTACGTTCAGGCAGTATAGGTTCTTTACAAAAATTAACTCGCGCACGCCGTGAATTAGTTGATGACCGGACTTCTACACAGAACTTAATTCGGATGCATATAGACCATGTATTTCGTGAATTCCAAGGAAAAAGTATTTGGGATAATGGAAAGCGAAAACATGTCCAACCCTTCTCTAAATTGTTTGGTAAAGCCCCGCGCTATATGATGAGACATTACCCACACCCTAACGATATTCTAGAACTGGGTAAAGAAGGGTTACGTGAGTTATCTATTCGTGAAAATTTGAAACTGCGTGATAGTACGATTGAATGTTTACTAGATTTTGCACAAAGCTCTATTTCTCAGCCTAAGGAGAATGTAGAGGTTGATATCTATCTTCTTGCTCAAAAATTAGACCGGTTAGAATTATTAGATAATCAAATTAAACGGTTAGAGAAGAAAATTGAAGACCTGTTTATCGAGACCCCTGGCGCTATTATTTTAGCTGTACCTGGAATAGGAGTTGTTACGGGTGCTGAATTCTATGCAGAAATGGGGGATATCACCGATTTTGACCATGCAGGACAACTAATAAAGCTAGCTGGTACAAATCCGATAGTCAAACAATCTGGAGGCCATAAACCTAGTTATTACGGCATTTCTAAACAAGGAAGGCGCCCGTTCAGAAACATTGTGTACCAGGTAGGAAAATCTTTAGCTGTCAATAACCCTGAGATGAGACAGAGATATTTGGCCCTGAAAGAGCGTGGGAAACACACTCGCCAAGCTTACGTTGCTTTAGGAAACCGTATGATACGTCTAGCCTTTTCAATGATTCGACATCAGTCATTATACCGTACTGATCAAGAAAACTATGTGTTAGTAGAAGTCATAAGAAATAAACTGCGAAGTCCCAATGTAGAAAAATTCTTTGAAAACTTTGTCTCACCAGGACTTACTCAATCTGCTTAA
- a CDS encoding NAD(P)-dependent oxidoreductase, with product MNILILGATGRVGSQIVTYALHDRHHVTVLVRTPEKIEINNENLTIIQGNVLNKDDIVRAMHGIDIVISALNTDGTTTLSESMPLIIEAMENEGIKRIITIGTAGILQSRTTPNYLRYQSSESKRKSTRAAKEHHKVYDMLKQSTLEWTIVCPTYLPDGERIGKYRIERNFLPEDGVEISVPDTAEFAFSQIKTSDYIKSRVGIAY from the coding sequence ATGAATATTTTAATTTTAGGTGCAACAGGACGAGTTGGAAGTCAAATAGTTACTTATGCCCTTCATGACAGACATCATGTTACTGTATTAGTTCGTACTCCAGAGAAGATTGAAATAAATAATGAAAATTTAACCATTATTCAAGGGAATGTTTTAAATAAAGATGATATCGTACGAGCAATGCATGGGATTGATATAGTTATTAGTGCGCTAAATACTGATGGCACCACCACTCTATCAGAAAGTATGCCACTTATTATCGAAGCAATGGAAAATGAAGGTATAAAACGAATAATAACTATAGGAACTGCAGGTATCCTGCAAAGTAGAACCACGCCAAATTATCTACGTTATCAATCAAGTGAATCAAAGCGTAAGTCAACCCGTGCAGCGAAAGAACATCATAAAGTTTACGATATGCTCAAACAATCAACCCTCGAATGGACGATTGTCTGTCCTACCTACTTGCCAGATGGAGAAAGGATAGGCAAATATCGTATAGAACGAAATTTTTTGCCTGAGGATGGAGTAGAAATATCCGTACCAGACACAGCAGAATTTGCATTTAGTCAGATAAAAACAAGTGATTATATAAAATCACGTGTAGGTATCGCCTACTAA
- a CDS encoding DUF7668 domain-containing protein yields the protein MDFVKGDFIKIKTKLIEEITIDDIKEELNHWGTLTYPPDEAYEKINYIEYNDGSGYAMEFELWFDNQLSDLTLSCEAIIDQEERVLSFTIENLHVL from the coding sequence TTGGATTTTGTAAAAGGTGATTTCATTAAAATTAAAACAAAACTAATAGAAGAAATAACAATCGATGATATTAAGGAAGAACTAAATCATTGGGGGACACTAACGTATCCGCCTGATGAAGCTTATGAAAAAATCAACTATATCGAATATAACGATGGGTCAGGATATGCGATGGAATTTGAACTCTGGTTCGATAATCAACTAAGTGATTTAACATTATCTTGCGAAGCAATAATAGACCAAGAAGAACGTGTTTTATCTTTTACAATCGAAAATTTACACGTTTTATAA
- a CDS encoding tetratricopeptide repeat protein: MNKELDKAIDLRKRGNHKESNELLMKLAEEFPEDASINYQCAWSFDILGEEAKAVPFYENAIKFGLPPTDLEGALLGLGSTYRTLGEYDKSKSTFLKGIELFPDNRAMQTFYSMTLYNLNEHSKAMELLLKCLIDTTKDPEISIYKKAIEFYSDKLDEIWK, encoded by the coding sequence ATGAACAAAGAATTAGACAAAGCAATTGATTTACGGAAAAGGGGAAATCACAAAGAATCAAACGAATTACTAATGAAATTAGCAGAGGAGTTTCCTGAGGATGCTTCAATTAACTACCAATGTGCCTGGAGTTTTGACATATTAGGAGAAGAAGCTAAAGCAGTACCTTTTTATGAAAATGCTATTAAGTTTGGGTTGCCTCCAACGGATTTGGAAGGAGCCTTATTGGGATTAGGTAGTACATATAGAACATTAGGAGAATATGATAAGTCAAAAAGTACGTTTCTAAAAGGGATTGAACTATTTCCTGATAATAGAGCAATGCAAACGTTCTATTCAATGACCTTATATAATCTAAATGAACATAGTAAAGCTATGGAGCTATTATTAAAATGCTTAATAGATACAACGAAAGACCCTGAAATTTCCATTTATAAAAAGGCAATTGAATTCTATTCGGATAAATTAGATGAAATATGGAAGTAG
- a CDS encoding GNAT family N-acetyltransferase: protein MIIREMIAEDISQLEKLYKQFWDEPSSIETMRKQFNKLHKNNSHIFISAIENNKLLGSVMGVICEELYGDCKPFLVLENMIVDKNYRNKGVGKALVSELEKIATQRGCSQVIFVTERDRGDAVKFYESAGYSSQTHIGFKKKLN from the coding sequence ATGATTATAAGGGAAATGATTGCAGAAGATATATCTCAACTTGAGAAATTATATAAACAGTTTTGGGATGAACCATCTAGTATTGAAACTATGAGGAAGCAGTTTAATAAACTCCACAAAAACAATTCCCACATATTTATTAGTGCCATTGAAAATAACAAACTCCTCGGTTCTGTTATGGGAGTAATATGTGAAGAATTGTATGGAGATTGCAAGCCTTTTTTAGTCCTTGAAAACATGATAGTTGATAAAAATTATAGGAACAAAGGAGTAGGAAAAGCATTAGTATCAGAGCTTGAGAAAATTGCCACCCAAAGAGGTTGCTCCCAAGTAATTTTTGTAACAGAACGGGATAGGGGTGATGCTGTAAAGTTCTATGAGTCGGCAGGGTATAGTTCTCAAACTCATATAGGGTTTAAAAAGAAACTCAATTAA
- a CDS encoding GMC oxidoreductase yields MEKLPQAIKGIPLGEMEKNDYDVLIVGTGAGGGAVLWRLCEQCKINGVRIGVIEAGDLLFPTNFWNLTKFSMEKYKEMAHQTGRDLPNFSGATQVFALGGKTLFWGGVTPRFHVSELKKWPIALKDLNSYYSIAEQIMHVTHPHTKNLPIKPTILSRLRENDFPEATNIPRALENVTSKNKETPKLFSSIHFLTVALSYRPFDLALKARAVQIFVEKKKMFGVKVISAQKREYFIKAKTVVLSTGTLETPRLLLHSGIQGDAIGHYLTHHSSVRAQGKFSSGITGRESILIPQIKGNPYQLQLYTGKNKVNFVGYGKVGSRYENKITLDSKRIDENGVPHIQVDFSYTESDKKVIKRMCSAIELASSTMGAVLTPIEGESLFLLRPPGDENHEAGTCRMGDQPSTSATDLYGQIHSIPDLYIADNSVLPSIGAANPVLTTVALAIRTADHIIEQLK; encoded by the coding sequence ATGGAGAAATTACCCCAAGCAATAAAAGGTATTCCTTTAGGTGAAATGGAAAAAAACGATTATGATGTGCTCATTGTAGGAACTGGTGCTGGAGGAGGAGCTGTTCTTTGGAGACTATGTGAACAATGTAAAATAAATGGGGTGCGAATAGGTGTCATTGAAGCAGGCGACCTATTGTTTCCAACAAATTTCTGGAACTTAACTAAATTTTCTATGGAAAAATATAAAGAGATGGCGCATCAAACTGGGAGAGATCTGCCGAATTTTTCAGGTGCAACTCAAGTTTTTGCCCTAGGGGGCAAAACATTATTCTGGGGAGGGGTGACTCCTCGTTTCCATGTATCGGAATTAAAGAAGTGGCCTATTGCTTTAAAGGATCTGAATTCATACTATAGTATTGCCGAACAGATCATGCATGTAACTCACCCGCACACTAAGAATTTACCGATAAAGCCAACGATTCTTAGTCGCCTTAGGGAAAATGACTTTCCTGAAGCTACCAATATTCCACGTGCATTAGAAAATGTTACCTCAAAGAATAAGGAAACCCCTAAATTGTTTAGTTCGATTCATTTCCTCACAGTTGCACTAAGCTATCGACCATTCGATTTGGCTTTAAAGGCTCGTGCGGTTCAAATATTTGTCGAAAAGAAAAAAATGTTTGGAGTAAAGGTGATATCAGCACAAAAAAGAGAATATTTTATTAAAGCAAAAACCGTTGTTTTATCTACGGGCACTCTTGAAACTCCACGTCTTTTATTACACTCAGGAATCCAAGGTGATGCAATCGGTCACTATTTGACCCATCATTCTTCTGTAAGGGCACAAGGAAAATTTAGTAGTGGAATTACAGGTCGAGAAAGTATTTTGATCCCACAAATAAAAGGCAATCCCTATCAGCTTCAGCTTTACACAGGAAAAAATAAGGTAAATTTCGTTGGATATGGAAAAGTCGGATCACGTTATGAAAATAAAATAACACTCGATTCAAAACGGATAGATGAAAACGGAGTACCGCACATACAAGTGGATTTCTCATACACTGAAAGTGATAAAAAAGTCATTAAACGTATGTGTAGTGCTATAGAACTTGCTTCTTCTACTATGGGTGCAGTATTGACTCCAATAGAGGGGGAATCCCTTTTTCTTTTAAGACCACCAGGAGATGAGAACCATGAAGCTGGAACTTGCAGGATGGGTGACCAACCGTCTACTTCAGCGACGGATCTCTATGGTCAGATTCACTCTATACCTGATCTCTATATTGCTGACAATAGCGTCTTACCCTCAATTGGTGCTGCCAACCCCGTACTTACTACAGTTGCTTTAGCCATTCGAACAGCAGATCATATTATCGAACAATTAAAATAA
- a CDS encoding CAP domain-containing protein, which yields MKKKVILTIAAATALLMTNPNDSLANSEKTDTHFKVYHQQYVVPGSNFSQEDFEKHAQQYIKMFEQKYQTKFQTQQPERNQQPKQQIQQPSQQQPVQQQPAQQTEQPKQPESQQAQSSLSQYEIKVVELTNAERAKHGLAPLSMDEQLSQVARQKSLDMKQNNYFSHQSPTYGSPFDMMQQFGVNYRSAGENIAMGQRSPEEVVNAWMNSDGHRKNILSSSFTHIGVGHVAEGNYWTQMFIGK from the coding sequence ATGAAGAAAAAAGTAATATTAACAATTGCTGCAGCTACTGCTCTACTTATGACAAACCCAAATGATAGTCTTGCAAATTCAGAAAAAACAGATACACATTTTAAAGTCTATCACCAACAATATGTTGTTCCTGGATCAAATTTTTCTCAGGAAGATTTCGAGAAACACGCACAGCAATATATAAAAATGTTTGAACAAAAGTATCAGACGAAGTTCCAGACACAACAACCTGAAAGAAATCAGCAGCCTAAGCAACAAATACAACAACCTAGTCAGCAACAGCCTGTTCAGCAGCAACCTGCTCAACAAACTGAACAACCAAAGCAACCAGAGTCACAGCAAGCGCAATCATCACTTAGTCAATATGAAATAAAAGTAGTTGAACTAACCAATGCTGAACGCGCTAAGCATGGACTAGCTCCACTATCGATGGATGAGCAATTAAGTCAAGTAGCCCGTCAAAAGTCACTCGATATGAAGCAAAACAACTATTTTTCTCACCAAAGTCCAACCTATGGTTCTCCGTTTGATATGATGCAACAATTCGGAGTAAATTACCGAAGTGCTGGAGAAAACATAGCCATGGGACAACGGTCACCAGAAGAAGTGGTTAATGCATGGATGAACAGTGATGGCCACCGCAAAAACATTTTAAGCAGCAGCTTCACACACATCGGGGTTGGCCACGTAGCTGAAGGAAACTACTGGACACAAATGTTTATCGGAAAATAA
- a CDS encoding iron chaperone, with protein MEVFSEFLAGIDDQFHRERTEEVFTWIKKKYPNLKTEIKWKQPMFTDHGTFIIGFSVSKKHLAVAPESVTITHVEDDIVKAGYDYTKEIIRIPWNGPVNYPLLEKMIEFNIRDKTNCSTFWRK; from the coding sequence ATGGAAGTTTTTTCTGAATTTTTAGCGGGGATTGATGACCAATTCCACCGAGAAAGAACGGAAGAAGTATTTACTTGGATAAAAAAGAAATATCCAAATTTAAAAACAGAAATTAAATGGAAACAACCGATGTTCACGGATCATGGTACATTTATTATTGGCTTTAGTGTATCTAAAAAACATTTAGCTGTTGCCCCTGAAAGTGTGACGATCACTCATGTAGAGGATGATATTGTGAAGGCTGGATATGACTACACAAAGGAGATTATACGTATCCCTTGGAATGGTCCAGTTAATTACCCACTTCTTGAGAAAATGATTGAGTTTAATATAAGGGACAAGACAAACTGTTCTACTTTTTGGAGGAAATAG
- a CDS encoding macrolide 2'-phosphotransferase, with amino-acid sequence MNTLKVKQLAKNKGLDLLEDTIKINESGVDFRVAHAKDQNGDKWILRFPRRPESMRHALQEKKALDIINIYASFQVPNWSIFSDELIAYKQLSGVPAATIDVEQQGYVWILDESNVPTEYYQSLGKALAELHSLPQQKFKNIGVEILSANELRASMKLRMERVKEKYDVNQNLWDRWQAWLAEDSLWPSHIGVKHGDLHPGHILIDKNNHVTGLIDWTEVGIADVSVDFMSHHLLFGKDGLNKLIDAYDNAGGKTWSRMAEHIVELLTTSGITVAEYAQVSGLKDMHEAAAHMLASES; translated from the coding sequence ATGAATACACTTAAAGTTAAACAATTAGCAAAAAATAAAGGACTAGATCTCTTAGAAGACACGATAAAAATCAATGAGTCTGGTGTTGATTTTCGAGTCGCACATGCTAAAGATCAAAATGGAGATAAATGGATACTAAGATTTCCACGTAGACCAGAATCGATGAGACATGCCCTACAAGAGAAAAAAGCGTTAGATATCATTAATATTTATGCAAGCTTCCAGGTTCCCAATTGGTCTATCTTCTCAGACGAACTAATTGCCTATAAGCAACTAAGTGGAGTTCCTGCCGCTACTATTGACGTTGAACAGCAAGGCTATGTATGGATTCTGGATGAAAGCAATGTACCAACTGAATATTATCAATCCTTAGGAAAAGCTCTAGCAGAATTGCACTCATTACCTCAGCAAAAATTCAAGAATATTGGTGTTGAAATTCTTAGTGCGAATGAGTTAAGAGCCTCCATGAAACTGCGAATGGAACGTGTGAAAGAAAAATATGATGTCAATCAAAATTTATGGGACCGCTGGCAAGCATGGTTAGCTGAAGACTCTCTTTGGCCGTCTCATATCGGGGTAAAACATGGAGACCTACATCCGGGTCATATCCTTATTGATAAGAACAATCATGTAACTGGTTTAATTGATTGGACAGAAGTAGGGATAGCTGATGTGTCAGTAGATTTCATGTCGCATCATCTACTTTTCGGTAAAGATGGACTGAATAAGTTAATCGACGCTTATGATAATGCCGGAGGTAAAACTTGGTCAAGAATGGCTGAGCATATTGTTGAACTTCTTACAACGAGCGGCATCACTGTTGCCGAATACGCTCAAGTTTCAGGATTGAAAGACATGCATGAGGCAGCTGCACACATGCTTGCAAGTGAAAGTTAA
- a CDS encoding AbrB/MazE/SpoVT family DNA-binding domain-containing protein — MELVSGKMTSKGQITIPKELREKLGLSEGDQFKFLIENDEVRIEPVKKKLLSQAIGRITYKEEIDIEKMRKVAHEEASKHILSEGFEHE; from the coding sequence ATGGAATTAGTTAGTGGGAAGATGACGAGTAAAGGACAAATAACAATACCAAAAGAACTTAGAGAAAAATTAGGTTTAAGTGAGGGTGACCAATTTAAATTTTTAATAGAAAACGATGAAGTAAGGATAGAACCGGTTAAGAAAAAATTATTAAGTCAAGCAATTGGCAGAATTACTTATAAAGAGGAAATTGATATTGAAAAAATGAGAAAAGTTGCTCACGAAGAAGCGTCTAAACATATTCTATCAGAGGGATTTGAACATGAATAA
- a CDS encoding PIN domain-containing protein, with translation MNKFLVDTNVLIRMLVNDDPIKFDTIVKLVEKVEKSELILVIPTVVIAESCWLLKSFYKLDKPKITEYLLDIIESENVEVEEDNVIIALKMYSEKNVDFADALLSRKTNSKLAVLTWEKKDFKKLECEYYIPEELL, from the coding sequence ATGAATAAATTTCTAGTTGATACAAATGTTCTTATACGAATGCTAGTTAATGATGATCCAATTAAATTTGATACGATCGTGAAGCTTGTAGAGAAGGTTGAAAAAAGTGAATTAATTTTAGTAATCCCTACTGTCGTAATCGCTGAATCTTGTTGGTTGCTAAAGTCTTTCTATAAATTGGATAAACCAAAGATAACTGAATATTTATTAGATATAATTGAATCTGAAAATGTTGAAGTAGAAGAAGATAATGTAATTATTGCACTTAAAATGTATTCGGAAAAGAATGTTGATTTTGCTGATGCCTTACTATCGAGAAAAACTAATAGTAAACTTGCTGTTTTAACTTGGGAAAAAAAAGATTTTAAAAAGTTGGAATGCGAATATTATATTCCAGAAGAATTATTGTAG
- a CDS encoding MATE family efflux transporter yields MDFSKEIEKEHTMKSLLAYAAPTISVMIFISTYTMVDGIFVARYVNATALAAVNIFMPIYALIFFYQYRCTLQLQ; encoded by the coding sequence ATGGATTTTTCAAAAGAAATCGAAAAAGAACATACAATGAAATCTTTGCTGGCCTACGCTGCGCCAACCATTAGCGTCATGATTTTTATATCCACATACACGATGGTGGATGGCATTTTTGTAGCACGTTATGTAAATGCTACGGCGTTGGCAGCAGTTAATATTTTCATGCCTATTTATGCACTGATATTCTTTTACCAGTATCGTTGTACTTTGCAACTACAATAA
- a CDS encoding M14 family zinc carboxypeptidase — MNFQPVIDNVPDYKEFLTVEEMDKSCWKLAEEYPDIVSVFEAGKSREGHAILCMKIGDGPKDALCFACPHPNEPIGAMTLEYFSRILAENDELREGLGFTWYMIKCIDPDGVRLNEDWFKGPFNLYNYSRNYFRPIGYEQVEWTFPIDYKELHFHKPLPETETLMKLIQDTKPDFMYSLHNAGFGGTYWYLTHDLPELYEELRKVAIKQDIPLNLGEPEEPFITKFSPAIFKNMTIGDAYDFTEKYTGEIPNFKNGTSSSDYASRVTDCVTLLTELPYFFDPRIEDLGEGEMTRKEAIMQNIKQSREHFARLDKILAEVRSYISEQNPFVKLVDEVIQYHKDGSEAKIKWADSNPEFEKRATYAEIFDNLQVSKFYNGLYLGLTVRTLEYEMERFQRQTNREEPVAVKILKDTYEKEEQFLKDYCENLESELNYTWIPIQKLVRIQVESGLLVANYIRENR, encoded by the coding sequence ATGAATTTTCAACCTGTTATTGACAATGTTCCAGATTACAAAGAGTTTCTCACTGTGGAAGAAATGGATAAAAGTTGCTGGAAACTTGCAGAGGAGTATCCAGATATTGTTAGCGTTTTTGAAGCAGGTAAATCACGAGAGGGCCATGCCATTCTGTGTATGAAAATTGGTGATGGGCCGAAAGATGCACTGTGCTTTGCCTGTCCACACCCTAATGAACCAATTGGTGCGATGACACTGGAATATTTTTCTCGAATTTTAGCAGAGAATGATGAACTTCGAGAAGGATTAGGCTTTACTTGGTACATGATTAAATGTATTGATCCAGATGGTGTTCGTTTAAATGAAGATTGGTTCAAAGGACCATTTAATTTGTATAATTACTCGAGAAATTATTTTCGGCCAATCGGCTATGAACAGGTGGAATGGACATTTCCCATTGATTATAAAGAACTTCATTTTCATAAACCCCTCCCTGAAACGGAAACGTTAATGAAGTTAATCCAAGATACAAAACCAGACTTTATGTATTCTCTTCATAATGCAGGATTTGGGGGAACGTATTGGTACTTAACCCATGACCTTCCAGAGCTGTATGAGGAGTTACGGAAGGTGGCTATTAAACAAGACATCCCATTAAACTTAGGGGAGCCAGAGGAGCCGTTTATCACGAAATTTTCACCAGCTATCTTTAAAAATATGACGATAGGTGACGCGTATGACTTCACAGAGAAATACACAGGGGAGATACCAAACTTTAAAAATGGTACCTCCAGTTCCGACTATGCATCGAGGGTAACAGACTGCGTTACCTTGCTTACTGAGCTTCCTTATTTTTTTGATCCGCGAATTGAAGATTTGGGTGAAGGTGAAATGACGCGGAAAGAAGCAATTATGCAAAATATTAAACAGTCACGAGAGCACTTTGCACGTTTAGATAAAATTCTTGCGGAAGTTCGGTCTTATATTAGTGAACAGAATCCATTTGTCAAACTTGTAGACGAAGTGATCCAGTATCATAAAGATGGTAGTGAAGCCAAAATCAAGTGGGCGGATAGTAATCCTGAATTTGAAAAACGCGCTACTTACGCAGAGATTTTTGATAATTTACAAGTATCTAAGTTTTACAATGGCTTGTACTTAGGTTTGACTGTTCGAACGCTTGAATATGAAATGGAAAGGTTTCAGAGACAAACAAATAGAGAGGAACCTGTAGCAGTAAAAATCCTTAAGGATACCTACGAAAAAGAGGAACAGTTTTTAAAGGATTACTGCGAAAACCTTGAAAGTGAGCTTAACTACACGTGGATTCCAATACAAAAGCTCGTCCGTATTCAAGTAGAGAGTGGTTTGCTGGTGGCAAATTACATTCGTGAGAATCGATAA
- a CDS encoding anti sigma factor C-terminal domain-containing protein, which yields MREHEALGFSTNTSYNSNSDLNYEFGNFLKLLQTSISNEHKNAYMNIKDKKIEEIEILGVVVYGTRDQILEIMNAPIIKSASLGGIIDNY from the coding sequence ATTAGAGAGCATGAGGCTTTAGGGTTTTCCACCAATACATCGTATAATTCAAATTCTGACTTAAATTATGAATTTGGTAATTTTCTCAAATTACTTCAAACTAGTATTTCAAATGAACATAAGAATGCATACATGAACATTAAAGATAAAAAAATAGAAGAAATAGAAATATTAGGAGTAGTTGTTTATGGAACTAGGGATCAAATATTGGAGATAATGAACGCACCAATAATTAAATCTGCTTCCTTAGGGGGAATTATTGATAACTATTAG